From one Lolium rigidum isolate FL_2022 chromosome 4, APGP_CSIRO_Lrig_0.1, whole genome shotgun sequence genomic stretch:
- the LOC124648176 gene encoding F-box protein PP2-B11-like has translation MEIERLPEELLQVVISLTSPQDACRTVAVSRAFRAAADSDVVWSCFLPRDLPRFGRKELPRSPLSSKKGLFERLAARPALLPGKLSMQLDRVTGAKCYTMSARALRVPSWGDTRRSSRWIHIEVDFIIGGKRFSEAAQFLGVRRLDISGKIRSKMLSENTAYAAYMVFKLGDRLHRLDFPFQVASVSVGGSQQSTRQVCLQACLNEEEDVVAGAPPYHIVPSIVGPSTVTPGEDVVLPRRRADGWMEVELGQFYNEEGDDREVSISLTETTSNVDKSGLIERNSLLTQLLYAVRDLILSDFLAWKLAGMNET, from the exons ATGGAGATCGAGAGGCTGCCGGAGGAGCTCCTCCAGGTAGTGATATCTCTCACTTCACCTCAAGACGCCTGCCGCACGGTCGCCGTATCCCGGGCCTTCCGTGCTGCGGCCGACTCCGACGTCGTCTGGTCATGCTTCCTACCCCGCGACCTCCCACGGTTCGGCCGGAAAGAGCTCCCGCGCTCGCCGTTGTCGTCTAAGAAGGGCCTCTTCGAACGCCTCGCTGCCCGGCCCGCGCTCCTCCCAGGCAAGCTT AGCATGCAACTCGACAGGGTAACCGGCGCCAAGTGCTACACCATGTCGGCAAGGGCGCTGCGCGTTCCTTCCTGGGGCGACACACGGCGCTCTAGCCGTTGGATCCACATCGAGGTTGACTTCATCATAGGGGGCAAAAG GTTCTCGGAGGCAGCTCAATTTTTGGGTGTTAGGCGGCTGGATATCAGTGGCAAGATACGGAGCAAGATGCTCTCCGAGAACACAGCGTACGCTGCTTACATGGTGTTCAAGCTAGGAGACAGACTACATCGGCTGGATTTCCCCTTCCAGGTAGCATCGGTCAGCGTTGGAGGGAGCCAACAATCGACCCGGCAAGTTTGCCTCCAAGCATGCCTCAACGAGGAGGAAGACGTTGTGGCCGGGGCGCCTCCGTATCACATCGTGCCGTCTATTGTGGGTCCTAGCACGGTTACACCTGGAGAGGACGTGGTGCTCCCTCGAAGAAGGGCAGATGGTTGGATGGAGGTGGAGCTGGGTCAATTCTACAATGAGGAAGGCGATGATCGCGAGGTGTCCATCAGCTTGACGGAGACGACATCAAACGTTGACAAGAGTGGTCTTATT GAAAGAAACAGCTTGCTTACCCAGCTACTGTATGCAGTCAGGGACCTCATCCTCTCTGATTTTCTCGCCTGGAAGCTTGCCGGGATGAATGAGACATAG
- the LOC124649319 gene encoding uncharacterized protein LOC124649319, with protein MADATPTKPISKGFSKSAVVHDADAKAKAKNKATFNVDVEDGHARDTAEPPAEQGNWGRLLRRACCGLAALTAVAAVTILVLSLTVLKVRDPDITMDSVTVERFHVDVGLPLRINATLSGAIVIRNPNYASMRFGASTTEIFLDGVPGRVGLGSAPPGEASARGASTVRAGMDVFLDRVAPAVVEEVLFGRGEVRLASRTAVDGRISVLGGLYGRRKVRVAMRCRVVLHVSVVVVVAGSPSCVADFGR; from the coding sequence ATGGCGGACGCCACTCCCACGAAACCCATCAGCAAAGGTTTTTCCAAATCCGCCGTCGTCCATGACGCcgacgccaaggccaaggccaagaacAAAGCCACCTTCAACGTCGACGTCGAGGATGGGCATGCTCGCGACACCGCGGAGCCGCCGGCCGAGCAGGGGAACTGGGGCCGGCTGCTGCGGCGCGCGTGCTGCGGTTTGGCCGCACTCACCGCGGTGGCCGCCGTGACGATCCTGGTCCTGTCACTCACCGTGCTGAAGGTCCGGGACCCCGACATCACCATGGACTCCGTTACCGTCGAGCGCTTCCACGTGGACGTTGGCCTCCCGCTGCGGATCAACGCGACGCTGTCCGGGGCGATCGTGATCCGGAACCCCAACTACGCGTCCATGCGGTTCGGCGCCAGCACGACGGAGATCTTCCTCGACGGCGTGCCGGGCCGCGTGGGCCTCGGGAGCGCGCCGCCCGGAGAGGCGTCGGCGCGGGGAGCTAGCACGGTGCGCGCCGGCATGGACGTGTTTCTTGACAGGGTGGCTCCGGCGGTGGTCGAGGAGGTGCTGTTCGGCCGCGGCGAGGTGCGGCTCGCGAGCCGGACGGCGGTGGACGGAAGGATCAGCGTTCTCGGCGGGCTGTACGGGCGCCGGAAGGTGCGCGTGGCCATGCGGTGCCGGGTCGTGCTGCACGTGTCGGTGGTGGTCGTCGTGGCCGGCTCGCCGTCGTGCGTTGCCGACTTCGGGCGTTGA